The genomic region GATTTCGGCCGGGCCTGGGTGGAGGATAATCTGGGAACCCGCCTGCGCGCCCTGTGGGCGATTTTCGACACCGGCCCGCGCGATATCGTGATCTGTTGTGAAGGCGCGCCGACCGCGCGCGCCAGCGCCCGTGAAGCGCGCCAGATTCCGGCCGGCGATAGCCTGCCCGTGCGTCCTGCCGCCAGTGTTGCCGCCGCGCCGGTGCGCGAAGCGCTGACCAGCTCGGCCTCGTCTGCCGCTTTTGGCGGGCCGGAGCGCGCCTCGCGCAGTGATGGCCGCTTCACCTTCAACACCTTCATGGTGGGTTCTGCCAACGCGATGGCCAGCACGGCGGCCAAGGCCATTGCCGGGGCGTCCGTTCCCCCCTTCAATCCGGCGTTTTTCCATGGCGGTTACGGGGTGGGCAAGACGCACCTCCTGAACGCCATCGCCCATTCGGTGAGCCTTGGGGAGTCCGGGCGCAAGGTGCTCTATCTGACGGCGGAGGAGTTTCTCAACGGCTTCCAGTCGGCGCTGCGCGCACGCGATGTCCAGCCCTTCAAGGACCAGGTGCGTACCTGTGATGTGCTACTGATCGATGATGTGCACTTCATCGCCGGCAAGCCGAGCACGGAAAGCGAATTCCTGCACACCATTGCGGCCCTGATCGCGGAGAACCGGCAGGTCGTGCTGGCTTCTCACTGCGCACCGGCGGAGCTGGGTGTCGGTGATGAACGCCTGCGCTCGCTGCTGCGCGGCGGATTTGCCTGTGAGCTGTTCGGTCCCGATCTCGATCTGCGCCGCAAGATTGTCGACTGCAAGGTGGCGCAGGCCCGCTCGCACTGCCCTGATCTCGATGTGCCCGAGCAGGTGCGTGATTTCCTGGCGGCGCGTGTGACAAGCTCGGCGCGTGAGCTGGAAGGTGTGCTCAACAATGTCATCGTGCGCACGGCCTATATGGACCGCCCTGTGACCATCGAGTCGGTGGAAGAGGTGCTGGGTGATCTGCCCCTGAAGGCCGAGAAGCGGGTGACGGTGGACGAGATACAAAAGACCGTCGCGGCCTATTTCTCGATCACGCCGGCCGATATCAACTCCAAGCGCCGCACTCAGTCGGTCGTGCGTCCGCGCCATATCGCCATGTATCTGGCCAAGATGATGACGACGCGTTCCCTGCCCGATATCGGGCGGCGTTTTGGCGGACGCGACCATTCCACGGTCATTCATGCGGTGACGAAAATCACGGCCCAGCTCGGCGCTGATCCGCTGCTGGCCGAGGATATCGAGGCCATCCGCAAGCGTCTTCGCGGCTGATTGCGCTGCCATGCCCCCCGCGACCGCAAGAGACCCCTTCTTGCGGTCGTTTTTTTTGGTCTATGGTGAACAACCCGGTTTACTAGCGATTCTGTCAGGCGGGAGGCTGCGCTTGCCGGGCTTTCCGCCAAATCTGGTCAAAAGGCGATAGAGATGAAGCTCACCATAGAGCGCGCGGCCCTCTTGAAAGCGCTTGGACACGTCCAGGCGGTGGTGGAACGGCGCAATACCATCCCGATCCTGTCCAACGTGCTGATCAATGCCAACGGGCAGCATATGCGCCTGACCGCGACGGACCTTGATACCGAGATCGTGGAAGAGGCCCCCGCCCATGTGGAGCGGGCCGGCATCGTGACGGCTCCGGCCCATACGCTCTACGAGATCGCCCGCAAGCTGCCCGAAGGCGCGGATGTGACGCTGCAGATGGCCGGTGATGATCCGCGCCTGCAACTCTCTGCCGGGCGCTCGCGCTTCAATCTGCCCGCACTCCCGGCAGGCGACTTCCCGGTCATGCCGACCGAGGACCTGGCGACCAGCTTCACCCTGCCGGCCGCCGCCTTTGCCCGGCTGATCGACAAGACGCGCTTTGCGATCTCGACCGAAGAGACCCGCTATTATCTCAACGGCATCCATCTGCATGCGGCTGAGCGTGATGGCCGCAAGACGCTGCGCGCTGTCGCCACCGACGGTCACCGTCTGGCGCTGGCCGAAACCGATCTGCCCTCTGGCGCAGAAGGCATGCCGGCCGTCATCGTGCCGCGCAAGCCCATTCAGGAATTGCGCCGCCTGCTGGAAGACGTGGATGATGAAATCCGCGTGCAGGTCTCCGAAGGCAAGATCCGTTTCGAGCTGGGCGCAGCGGTGCTGACCTCCAAGCTCATCGACGGCACCTTCCCGGACTATGAGCGCGTGATCCCGCGCGGCAATGACAAGATCATGAAGGTGGACCGCGCCCCGTTCGCGCAGGCCGTCGACCGGGTGGCCACGATCAGCCAGGAGAAGTCCCGCTCGATCAAGCTGACGGTATCGGACTCCACGCTGGTGCTGGCGGTCAACAACCCCGAAAGCGGCACAGCGAGCGAAGAGCTGCATGCCGATTATTCGTCCAGCGAAATCGTCATTGGCTTCAATGCGCGCTATCTGCTGGACGTCGCTGCGCAGATTGCCGGTGATGAGGCCAGGTTCGAGTTTGCCGATTCCGGTTCGCCGACGCGCGTGACGGACTCTGGCGACCCGGACGCTGAATACGTGTTGATGCCGCTGCGGGTGTAGGGCCGGTTCTGGTAGTGCCGGGTTCCCGGCGCGCAGCGCCGCAAGCGCGAACGCGCGCCCGCGACTGCCTGTGCCCGCGCAGGCGGGTATTCGCGGAACATCGCAACGCGGATGCGTTGCGGAACTAAAGAGCGGCTTCTGCGGTGCCGGCTGGAGTAGTTCGCAATGACTAAGGCAAGCCGCGCCGCTGTCACACGCCTGAAGCTCACCAGCTTTCGCAATTATGCCTGGCTGGATCTCGCACTGGATGCGCGTCCTGTCTGCCTGTTCGGCCCCAATGGCGCGGGCAAGACCAATCTGGTCGAAGCGGTCTCGTTTCTGGGGCCGGGCAGGGGGCTTCGCGCCGCTGGGTCCGACGCGGTGCGCCAGCGCGATGCTGGCGGCGAGGCACCGGTCTGGGCGGTCCATGCAGAGGCCGAAACGGCGGACGGTCCGGTAACGCTCGCCACCGGCGCTGACCCCGACAATCCCGCCCGCCGCAAGACGCGCCTTGAAGGCGTGGCCACCACCCAGACCCAGCTGGCGCGTCTCTTCCCGATGATCTGGCTGACCCCGCGCGAGGACCGGCTATGGGCAGGCCCGCGCAGCGACCGCCTGCGCTTTTTTGACCGGCTGGTGCTGGCCGGTGAGCCGGGCCACGGCACGCAGGCCAATGCCTATGACAAGGCGATGCGCGAACGCCAGCGCCTGCTGGAGCGCATGGATGAGGGCCTCAGCGTTGATCTGGCATGGCTCGATGCACTCGAAGCCAAAATGGCCGAGGCGGGGACCGCCATGGCGCGTGCGCGTCTTGCGGCCCTCAATGCCCTGCAGGGCGAGATCAATGACCGCCCGGCATCTGCCTTCCCCAAGGCCGATCTTGCGCTCTCCGGCTATCTGGAGGGGCTTCTCGTGGAGGATGAAGGCGCGGCGCAGACCCGTTTTGCCGCGCGTCTGAAAGACACCCGCCGCAAGGATGGCGCGGCGGGCCGGGCGCTGACCGGCCCGCATCGCACCGAGCTGGAGGCGCGCCACCGCGAGAAGGATCAGGTGGCGGCAGATTGCTCCACTGGCGAGCAGAAAGCCCTGTTGCTGGGCCTCGCGCTCGCCCATGGCGCGGCGCTGGCGCGCGAGCGCGGTGCCGCGCCGGTGATGATCTTTGATGAGGCGTGCGCGCATCTGGATGTGGACCGCCGCGAGGGCCTTGCCAGCGCGATTGCGGCCATTGGCTGCCAAGCGTGGCTAACCGGTGTGGAGAAAGGCCTGTTCGAGGCGTTCGGCGAGGGCGTGCAGTATGTGAGCGTGGAGGCGGGCAAGGCGGTGCGGGGGTAGGGCTTCACCCCTTTCGTCGTTCCCGCGCAGGCGGGAACCCAGAGCCGCGTGGCACCTGCCTTCGCTCTACGATCTCTGGACCCCCACCTGCGTGGGGGTGACGAGAAAATGGGTTGGAAACCCTACCCCTTCAATTTCCTCAATCGCTCCTTTGAGCCTTCATGGATGAGGCGCAGCTCGTCCAGCGTCTCGTCGATCTGGCGGCGCTTGTCCTCCAGCTCGGCAATCTTCTCGCCCGTGCGTTCGATAACGTAGCGCAACTGCTTTTCGCGCCCCTCGCCTTCGCGCCCGAAGAGTTCGAGGAAGGTGCGGATTTCCGAGAGCTTTGAGCCAATCGCCTTGGCGCGCAGGATCAGTGAGAGGCGCTGGCGGTCAGTCTCGGTATAGATCCGCTGGCTGCCCACGCGCTGCGGCGTGATGAGCCCCTTGTCCTCATAGAATCGGATCGTGCGCTGGCTGATCGAGAAATGCGCAGCGAGATCGGCGATCCCGTAGAGGGTTTCGCCTGTCTGCCCTGCCTTCATGTCTGCTGCCGCTCTGGCCATTTCCATGCTGCCTGACGCTTACAAGAACTGCTTGACGTATACGTAAGCATGCGCCAGCCTGAAGGAGATGACAAGAGCCCCGCCAGACGGGCCAGTCAGGGAGGAGACGCACAGCCGTGACCGCCACTGGGTATGACAGCGTATTCCGCGATCGGCTGTTTGCCGGAAAGACGATAATCGTCACCGGCGCTGGCTCGGGCATTGGCCGCTGCACGGCCCATGAGCTGGCAAGCCTTGGCGCGACGGTCATCATCACCGGACGCAAGGCGGAGAAGCTTCAAAGCGTTGCCGCCGAAATCATCGAAGATGGCGGCATCTGCCACATGGCGGGTTTCGACATCCGTGATGAGGACGCCGTGAAGGCTGCGGTGACGGAGCTTGTCGCCGAGCACGGGCCGATCCACGGCCTCGTCAACAATGCGGGCGGGCAGTTCCCGGCGA from Glycocaulis abyssi harbors:
- the dnaA gene encoding chromosomal replication initiator protein DnaA, encoding MQSGPAVSDVWRDVRARLRQEYGDVIYVSEIARLRVAEDANGSIQIICASDFGRAWVEDNLGTRLRALWAIFDTGPRDIVICCEGAPTARASAREARQIPAGDSLPVRPAASVAAAPVREALTSSASSAAFGGPERASRSDGRFTFNTFMVGSANAMASTAAKAIAGASVPPFNPAFFHGGYGVGKTHLLNAIAHSVSLGESGRKVLYLTAEEFLNGFQSALRARDVQPFKDQVRTCDVLLIDDVHFIAGKPSTESEFLHTIAALIAENRQVVLASHCAPAELGVGDERLRSLLRGGFACELFGPDLDLRRKIVDCKVAQARSHCPDLDVPEQVRDFLAARVTSSARELEGVLNNVIVRTAYMDRPVTIESVEEVLGDLPLKAEKRVTVDEIQKTVAAYFSITPADINSKRRTQSVVRPRHIAMYLAKMMTTRSLPDIGRRFGGRDHSTVIHAVTKITAQLGADPLLAEDIEAIRKRLRG
- the dnaN gene encoding DNA polymerase III subunit beta, whose protein sequence is MKLTIERAALLKALGHVQAVVERRNTIPILSNVLINANGQHMRLTATDLDTEIVEEAPAHVERAGIVTAPAHTLYEIARKLPEGADVTLQMAGDDPRLQLSAGRSRFNLPALPAGDFPVMPTEDLATSFTLPAAAFARLIDKTRFAISTEETRYYLNGIHLHAAERDGRKTLRAVATDGHRLALAETDLPSGAEGMPAVIVPRKPIQELRRLLEDVDDEIRVQVSEGKIRFELGAAVLTSKLIDGTFPDYERVIPRGNDKIMKVDRAPFAQAVDRVATISQEKSRSIKLTVSDSTLVLAVNNPESGTASEELHADYSSSEIVIGFNARYLLDVAAQIAGDEARFEFADSGSPTRVTDSGDPDAEYVLMPLRV
- the recF gene encoding DNA replication/repair protein RecF — translated: MTKASRAAVTRLKLTSFRNYAWLDLALDARPVCLFGPNGAGKTNLVEAVSFLGPGRGLRAAGSDAVRQRDAGGEAPVWAVHAEAETADGPVTLATGADPDNPARRKTRLEGVATTQTQLARLFPMIWLTPREDRLWAGPRSDRLRFFDRLVLAGEPGHGTQANAYDKAMRERQRLLERMDEGLSVDLAWLDALEAKMAEAGTAMARARLAALNALQGEINDRPASAFPKADLALSGYLEGLLVEDEGAAQTRFAARLKDTRRKDGAAGRALTGPHRTELEARHREKDQVAADCSTGEQKALLLGLALAHGAALARERGAAPVMIFDEACAHLDVDRREGLASAIAAIGCQAWLTGVEKGLFEAFGEGVQYVSVEAGKAVRG
- a CDS encoding MerR family DNA-binding transcriptional regulator, yielding MARAAADMKAGQTGETLYGIADLAAHFSISQRTIRFYEDKGLITPQRVGSQRIYTETDRQRLSLILRAKAIGSKLSEIRTFLELFGREGEGREKQLRYVIERTGEKIAELEDKRRQIDETLDELRLIHEGSKERLRKLKG